One window of Ziziphus jujuba cultivar Dongzao chromosome 5, ASM3175591v1 genomic DNA carries:
- the LOC107420993 gene encoding uncharacterized protein LOC107420993 isoform X1 gives MRRRLWAWFWLVTVMTGGRCHRRKKMMGRGADGGCGTEERPCPVHKVPAKIPTTNQKEVVEKPASVDIDFYSQAKKALCERSPFDVAEEASASTVPTLPNGLASFLSRQSDSRKRHKKSHSSADKKKSSSRASEKSRVSNIWVDTEVYFRDLTLPDIDALSEVSSFSNSTTRKCFLIPCLGNVPRANAGGGSGENVNGAYANGVVVKDENVNGGNTNEGLVIKNENVDGGDGIENVNGNENGVVKEEVKPEGVQSMEIDGVEDDSLPQKEKDSYVSDLPTGLEWLLGCRNKISLTSERPSKKRKLLGVDAGLEKVLVACSCSGNSSLCHFCSAGDTGKELNRLIVCSSCQVAVHQKCYGVQEPLDSSWLCTWCKQKTDKTDTRESVKPCVLCPKQGGALKPVFKNVESDDPVEFAHLFCCQWMPEVYIMDLMKMEPIMNVEGIKETRRKLVCNICKVKCGACVRCSHGTCRTSFHPLCAREARHRMEVWGKYGCDNVELRAFCSKHSDILDNDNTSQLDDPSVAVGSDYHATNKLLKLKIDQKNGDNIAVHTGTPDTSSDPSDDSEPREIGLADSRLMSVCNDAQPLNDVESFERGTVDVDASDSINFKLILKKLVDRGRVNVKDVASDIGVAPDSLSASLAEDTMVPDVLSKIVKWLKNHAYLNTLQKNLRVKIRPSISSKAEFGANGDSDNASVSESDVAEPVAVKSVPPRRRTKSNVRFLMDTETLCSTDEISGDSGKVMNEAKVDQVLNEEADNSSKSSLPDVVEKNMTQPDGFQHSSQTISPKSQVSPAEPLDCRIRQSGQGEDQEEEDAVSVLNTCVNADGKPPCSIINSVVPDLKKTEAEEVSSFYIHPDVQKKLLQIQNGVTLKDPVYDFNGAGDDVVSRFEASANAGVCCDHQSKHARCNEVNQLVKAEKMGILEVSPEDEVEGELIYFQHRLLENAVARKHFIENLTCNVAKSLPEEIDLARTSRWDAVLVNQYLCELREAKKQGRKERRHKEAQAVLAAATAAAAASSRISSFRKDAFDETSHQENMMKLNTSSGRSGSCSQLIPRAKETLQRVAVPRISLEKHSDFAQSVANFSKEHPRSCDICRRSETILNPILVCSGCKVAVHLDCYRSVKESTGPWYCEVCEEASASRNSGAPAVNFWEQSFFVAECGLCGGTTGAFRKSSGGQWVHAFCAEWVFETTFRRGQVNPVEGMETVPKGVELCYVCRRKSGVCIKCSYGHCQATFHPSCARSAGYYMNVKTAGGKQQHKAYCEKHSVEQRAKAETQKHGIEELKSLKQIRVELEKLRLLCERIIKREKLKRELVVCSHDILAVKRDHVARSLLVRSPFVLPDVSSESATTSLKGHTDGYKSCSEAIQQSDDVTVDSTVSVKHETNVPVTADDQRTDDDCSTSQSHFTRKPTERQQFAGKQIPHRSPPPIATRNLSDDGGWRSKSRKHAETFEKELVMTSDQASVKNMRLPKGYAYVPADCLPNEKQTNQDCGPDEPIEHGG, from the exons ATGCGTAGGAGGTTGTGGGCATGGTTTTGGTTGGTTACGGTGATGACCGGAGGCCGATGTCACCGGCGGAAGAAAATGATGGGTAGGGGTGCGGACGGAGGCTGCGGCACCGAGGAGAGACCTTGTCCGGTCCATAAGGTTCCGGCGAAAATTCCGACGACGAACCAAAAGGAGGTTGTTGAGAAGCCAGCTTCGGTGGACATTGATTTTTACTCGCAGGCTAAGAAAGCACTCTGTGAGCGCTCGCCTTTCGATGTTGCTGAGGAGGCTTCGGCTTCGACTGTCCCCACGTTGCCTAATGGGTTGGCGAGCTTTTTGTCTAGGCAATCTGATAGTCGGAAACGGCATAAGAAGTCTCATTCCAGTGCGGATAAGAAGAAGTCTTCTTCTCGGGCCAGTGAAAAATCCCGGGTTTCCAACATTTGGGTTGACACTGAGGTGTACTTTAGGGACTTAACGTTGCCAGATATAGACGCATTGTCAGAGGTTTCTTCTTTTAGTAATTCCACTACTCGGAAGTGTTTCTTGATTCCTTGTTTGGGAAATGTTCCCAGGGCGAATGCTGGTGGTGGTAGTGGCGAGAATGTCAATGGTGCGTATGCAAATGGGGTTGTTGTGAAAGACGAGAACGTCAATGGTGGGAATACTAATGAGGGTCttgttataaaaaatgaaaacgtgGACGGTGGAGATGGAATTGAAAATGTAAATGGAAATGAAAATGGTGTAGTTAAAGAGGAGGTGAAGCCGGAGGGTGTGCAGTCTATGGAAATTGATGGTGTGGAAGACGATAGTTTGCCGCAGAAGGAGAAGGATTCTTATGTTTCGGATTTGCCAACCGGTTTGGAGTGGCTTTTAGGTTGTAGAAATAAGATATCTTTAACTTCGGAACGCCCTTCCAAGAAGAGAAAGCTTCTGGGTGTAGATGCAGGATTAGAGAAAGTTTTGGTTGCTTGTTCTTGTTCGGGCAATTCATCCTTGTGCCATTTTTGCTCTGCTGGTGACACGGGAAAAGAATTGAACAGGTTGATTGTTTGTAGTTCGTGTCAGGTTGCTGTTCATCAGAAGTGTTACGGTGTGCAGGAGCCTCTAGATTCATCTTGGCTGTGCACGTGGTGTAAGCAGAAGACTGATAAGACTGATACTCGGGAATCAGTAAAGCCGTGTGTTCTTTGCCCGAAGCAGGGTGGTGCATTAAAGCCTGTTTTCAAGAATGTAGAAAGTGATGATCCTGTGGAGTTTGCTCATTTATTTTGTTGTCAGTGGATGCCAGAGGTTTATATAATGGACTTAATGAAGATGGAGCCAATAATGAATGTGGAAGGAATTAAAGAAACTCGTAGAAAATTAGTGTGTAACATATGCAAGGTGAAGTGTGGTGCTTGTGTTCGGTGCAGTCATG GAACTTGTAGGACTTCCTTTCATCCTTTATGTGCAAGGGAGGCGAGGCACAGAATGGAAGTTTGGGGAAAGTATGGATGTGATAAT GTTGAATTAAGGGCTTTTTGCTCAAAGCACTCTGACATACTGGATAACGACAACACCTCTCAGTTAGATGACCCTTCTGTAGCTGTTGGCAGTGACTACCATGCTACAAACAAATTACTGAAGTTGAAGATTGACCAGAAAAATGGAGATAATATTGCTGTTCATACAGGAACTCCTGACACCAGTTCTGATCCATCGGATGATAGTGAACCTCGGGAAATAGGTTTGGCTGATTCCAGACTTATGTCAGTGTGTAATGATGCACAACCACTTAATGATGTAGAGTCATTTGAAAGGGGCACTGTGGATGTTGATGCATCTGActctattaattttaaattgattttaaagaaG TTGGTTGACCGTGGAAGAGTAAACGTAAAAGATGTAGCATCGGACATCGGTGTTGCACCTGATTCTTTATCTGCATCACTTGCT GAAGATACCATGGTTCCTGATGTGCTATCTAAGATTGTTAAATGGCTTAAAAACCATGCTTACTTGAATACATTACAGAAAAACCTGAGAGTTAAAATACGGCCATCAATTTCATCCAAGGCTGAGTTTGGAGCTAATGGTGATTCTGACAATGCATCGGTTTCAGAATCTGATGTTGCGGAGCCAGTAGCTGTCAAGTCGGTGCCCCCAAGACGAAGAACCAAAAGCAATGTTAGGTTTTTGATGGATACCGAAACATTATGCTCAACTGATGAAATATCTGGTGACAGTGGGAAAGTAATGAACGAGGCTAAGGTAGATCAAGTCCTTAATGAAGAAGCTGACAATTCAAGTAAATCATCCTTACCTGATGTTGTTGAAAAG AACATGACTCAGCCTGATGGATTTCAACACTCTTCACAAACAATTTCCCCTAAATCTCAAG TCAGCCCAGCTGAACCCTTAGATTGTAGAATTCGGCAAAGTGGTCAAGGAGAGGATCAAGAAGAGGAGGATGCTGTTTCTGTGCTGAATACTTGTGTGAATGCAGATGGAAAACCACCTTGTTCAATTATAAATTCAGTTGTCCCTGATCTCAA AAAAACAGAAGCAGAAGAAGTTTCTAGTTTCTATATCCACCCAGATGTTCAAAAGAAATTATTGCAGATACAGAATGGGGTGACTTTAAAGGATCCAGTATATGACTTTAATG GTGCAGGGGATGATGTAGTATCTCGTTTTGAGGCATCTGCTAATGCTGGTGTGTGCTGTGATCACCAAAGTAAACATGCAAGGTGCAATGAAGTGAACCAGTTGGTTAAGGCTGAGAAAATGGGAATTCTTGAAGTTTCTCCTGAAGATGAAGTGGAAGGGGAGCTCATTTATTTTCAGCATAGGTTGCTTGAAAATGCAGTTGCAAGGAAGCATTTCATTG AGAATTTAACATGTAATGTTGCTAAGAGTCTTCCAGAGGAGATTGATTTGGCACGAACAAGCAGATGGGATGCAGTGCTTGTTAACCAGTATCTATGTGAGCTTAGAGAGGCAAAGAAGCAGGGTAGGAAGGAGAGAAGGCACAAAGAAGCACAGGCTGTGCTAGCTGCTGCAACTGCTGCTGCTGCAGCCTCATCTAGGATCTCATCATTTAGGAAGGATGCCTTCGATGAAACTTCTCATCAGGAG AATATGATGAAGCTAAACACTTCCAGTGGGAGGTCTGGCAGTTGCTCACAGCTGATTCCACGAGCAAAAGAGACACTTCAGAGGGTTGCTGTCCCAAGGATTTCATTAGAAAAGCACTCTGATTTTGCTCAGTCTGTTGCAAATTTTTCTAAAGAGCATCCTAGATCATGTGACATTTGCAGACGTTCTGAGACAATATTAAACCCTATATTAGTCTGTTCCGGTTGCAAG GTTGCAGTTCACTTGGATTGCTATCGTAGTGTTAAAGAATCTACAGGCCCATGGTACTGTGAGGTATGTGAAGAAGCATCAGCCTCTAGGAATTCTGGAGCTCCTGCCGTCAACTTTTGGGAACAGTCTTTCTTTGTCGCTGAATGTGGGTTATGTGGTGGTACCACTGGTGCTTTTAGGAAATCTTCTGGTGGTCAGTGGGTCCATGCTTTCTGTGCAGAG tGGGTCTTTGAAACGACATTTCGAAGAGGACAAGTAAATCCTGTTGAAGGAATG GAGACAGTTCCAAAGGGTGTTGAATTGTGCTATGTATGCCGTCGCAAATCTGGTGTCTGCATAAAG TGTAGCTATGGTCATTGTCAGGCCACATTTCATCCGTCTTGTGCTAGAAGTGCTGGTTATTACATGAATGTTAAGACTGCTGGTGGGAAGCAGCAGCACAAGGCTTATTGCGAAAAGCATAGTGTAGAACAGAGAGCAAAG GCTGAAACACAAAAACATGGGATCGAAGAGCTGAAGAGCCTTAAGCAAATTAGG GTTGAACTAGAAAAGTTGCGCCTTCTCTGTGAGAGGATCATTAAACGTGAAAAATTGAAG AGGGAATTGGTTGTGTGCTCACACGACATACTTGCTGTAAAAAGAGATCATGTTGCTCGATCTTTGCTTGTTCGGAGTCCATTTGTTCTACCTGATGTTAGTTCAGAATCAGCTACGACATCCCTTAAAGGACATACAGATGGTTACAAATCTTGTAGTGAAGCCATTCAACAGTCAGACGATGTAACTGTGGATAGCACAGTCTCTGTGAAGCACGAAACTAATGTCCCTGTTACTGCAGATGACCAGAGGACAGATGATGACTGCTCCACATCCCAAAGCCATTTTACTCGAAAGCCAACGGAGAGGCAGCAATTTGCAGGGAAACAGATTCCTCACAGATCACCACCTCCTATTGCAACTCGAAATCTGTCTGATGATGGGGGGTGGAGGTCAAAATCTAGAAAG CATGCTGAGACTTTTGAGAAAGAACTGGTGATGACATCAGATCAAGCATCCGTTAAAAATATGCGGTTACCTAAGGGATATGCATATGTTCCTGCTGATTGCCTTCCAAACGAGAAGCAGACGAACCAGGACTGCGGTCCTGATGAGCCAATAGAACATGGTGGGTAG
- the LOC107420993 gene encoding uncharacterized protein LOC107420993 isoform X2 — MRRRLWAWFWLVTVMTGGRCHRRKKMMGRGADGGCGTEERPCPVHKVPAKIPTTNQKEVVEKPASVDIDFYSQAKKALCERSPFDVAEEASASTVPTLPNGLASFLSRQSDSRKRHKKSHSSADKKKSSSRASEKSRVSNIWVDTEVYFRDLTLPDIDALSEVSSFSNSTTRKCFLIPCLGNVPRANAGGGSGENVNGAYANGVVVKDENVNGGNTNEGLVIKNENVDGGDGIENVNGNENGVVKEEVKPEGVQSMEIDGVEDDSLPQKEKDSYVSDLPTGLEWLLGCRNKISLTSERPSKKRKLLGVDAGLEKVLVACSCSGNSSLCHFCSAGDTGKELNRLIVCSSCQVAVHQKCYGVQEPLDSSWLCTWCKQKTDKTDTRESVKPCVLCPKQGGALKPVFKNVESDDPVEFAHLFCCQWMPEVYIMDLMKMEPIMNVEGIKETRRKLVCNICKVKCGACVRCSHGTCRTSFHPLCAREARHRMEVWGKYGCDNVELRAFCSKHSDILDNDNTSQLDDPSVAVGSDYHATNKLLKLKIDQKNGDNIAVHTGTPDTSSDPSDDSEPREIGLADSRLMSVCNDAQPLNDVESFERGTVDVDASDSINFKLILKKLVDRGRVNVKDVASDIGVAPDSLSASLAEDTMVPDVLSKIVKWLKNHAYLNTLQKNLRVKIRPSISSKAEFGANGDSDNASVSESDVAEPVAVKSVPPRRRTKSNVRFLMDTETLCSTDEISGDSGKVMNEAKVDQVLNEEADNSSKSSLPDVVEKNMTQPDGFQHSSQTISPKSQVSPAEPLDCRIRQSGQGEDQEEEDAVSVLNTCVNADGKPPCSIINSVVPDLKKTEAEEVSSFYIHPDVQKKLLQIQNGVTLKDPVYDFNGDDVVSRFEASANAGVCCDHQSKHARCNEVNQLVKAEKMGILEVSPEDEVEGELIYFQHRLLENAVARKHFIENLTCNVAKSLPEEIDLARTSRWDAVLVNQYLCELREAKKQGRKERRHKEAQAVLAAATAAAAASSRISSFRKDAFDETSHQENMMKLNTSSGRSGSCSQLIPRAKETLQRVAVPRISLEKHSDFAQSVANFSKEHPRSCDICRRSETILNPILVCSGCKVAVHLDCYRSVKESTGPWYCEVCEEASASRNSGAPAVNFWEQSFFVAECGLCGGTTGAFRKSSGGQWVHAFCAEWVFETTFRRGQVNPVEGMETVPKGVELCYVCRRKSGVCIKCSYGHCQATFHPSCARSAGYYMNVKTAGGKQQHKAYCEKHSVEQRAKAETQKHGIEELKSLKQIRVELEKLRLLCERIIKREKLKRELVVCSHDILAVKRDHVARSLLVRSPFVLPDVSSESATTSLKGHTDGYKSCSEAIQQSDDVTVDSTVSVKHETNVPVTADDQRTDDDCSTSQSHFTRKPTERQQFAGKQIPHRSPPPIATRNLSDDGGWRSKSRKHAETFEKELVMTSDQASVKNMRLPKGYAYVPADCLPNEKQTNQDCGPDEPIEHGG; from the exons ATGCGTAGGAGGTTGTGGGCATGGTTTTGGTTGGTTACGGTGATGACCGGAGGCCGATGTCACCGGCGGAAGAAAATGATGGGTAGGGGTGCGGACGGAGGCTGCGGCACCGAGGAGAGACCTTGTCCGGTCCATAAGGTTCCGGCGAAAATTCCGACGACGAACCAAAAGGAGGTTGTTGAGAAGCCAGCTTCGGTGGACATTGATTTTTACTCGCAGGCTAAGAAAGCACTCTGTGAGCGCTCGCCTTTCGATGTTGCTGAGGAGGCTTCGGCTTCGACTGTCCCCACGTTGCCTAATGGGTTGGCGAGCTTTTTGTCTAGGCAATCTGATAGTCGGAAACGGCATAAGAAGTCTCATTCCAGTGCGGATAAGAAGAAGTCTTCTTCTCGGGCCAGTGAAAAATCCCGGGTTTCCAACATTTGGGTTGACACTGAGGTGTACTTTAGGGACTTAACGTTGCCAGATATAGACGCATTGTCAGAGGTTTCTTCTTTTAGTAATTCCACTACTCGGAAGTGTTTCTTGATTCCTTGTTTGGGAAATGTTCCCAGGGCGAATGCTGGTGGTGGTAGTGGCGAGAATGTCAATGGTGCGTATGCAAATGGGGTTGTTGTGAAAGACGAGAACGTCAATGGTGGGAATACTAATGAGGGTCttgttataaaaaatgaaaacgtgGACGGTGGAGATGGAATTGAAAATGTAAATGGAAATGAAAATGGTGTAGTTAAAGAGGAGGTGAAGCCGGAGGGTGTGCAGTCTATGGAAATTGATGGTGTGGAAGACGATAGTTTGCCGCAGAAGGAGAAGGATTCTTATGTTTCGGATTTGCCAACCGGTTTGGAGTGGCTTTTAGGTTGTAGAAATAAGATATCTTTAACTTCGGAACGCCCTTCCAAGAAGAGAAAGCTTCTGGGTGTAGATGCAGGATTAGAGAAAGTTTTGGTTGCTTGTTCTTGTTCGGGCAATTCATCCTTGTGCCATTTTTGCTCTGCTGGTGACACGGGAAAAGAATTGAACAGGTTGATTGTTTGTAGTTCGTGTCAGGTTGCTGTTCATCAGAAGTGTTACGGTGTGCAGGAGCCTCTAGATTCATCTTGGCTGTGCACGTGGTGTAAGCAGAAGACTGATAAGACTGATACTCGGGAATCAGTAAAGCCGTGTGTTCTTTGCCCGAAGCAGGGTGGTGCATTAAAGCCTGTTTTCAAGAATGTAGAAAGTGATGATCCTGTGGAGTTTGCTCATTTATTTTGTTGTCAGTGGATGCCAGAGGTTTATATAATGGACTTAATGAAGATGGAGCCAATAATGAATGTGGAAGGAATTAAAGAAACTCGTAGAAAATTAGTGTGTAACATATGCAAGGTGAAGTGTGGTGCTTGTGTTCGGTGCAGTCATG GAACTTGTAGGACTTCCTTTCATCCTTTATGTGCAAGGGAGGCGAGGCACAGAATGGAAGTTTGGGGAAAGTATGGATGTGATAAT GTTGAATTAAGGGCTTTTTGCTCAAAGCACTCTGACATACTGGATAACGACAACACCTCTCAGTTAGATGACCCTTCTGTAGCTGTTGGCAGTGACTACCATGCTACAAACAAATTACTGAAGTTGAAGATTGACCAGAAAAATGGAGATAATATTGCTGTTCATACAGGAACTCCTGACACCAGTTCTGATCCATCGGATGATAGTGAACCTCGGGAAATAGGTTTGGCTGATTCCAGACTTATGTCAGTGTGTAATGATGCACAACCACTTAATGATGTAGAGTCATTTGAAAGGGGCACTGTGGATGTTGATGCATCTGActctattaattttaaattgattttaaagaaG TTGGTTGACCGTGGAAGAGTAAACGTAAAAGATGTAGCATCGGACATCGGTGTTGCACCTGATTCTTTATCTGCATCACTTGCT GAAGATACCATGGTTCCTGATGTGCTATCTAAGATTGTTAAATGGCTTAAAAACCATGCTTACTTGAATACATTACAGAAAAACCTGAGAGTTAAAATACGGCCATCAATTTCATCCAAGGCTGAGTTTGGAGCTAATGGTGATTCTGACAATGCATCGGTTTCAGAATCTGATGTTGCGGAGCCAGTAGCTGTCAAGTCGGTGCCCCCAAGACGAAGAACCAAAAGCAATGTTAGGTTTTTGATGGATACCGAAACATTATGCTCAACTGATGAAATATCTGGTGACAGTGGGAAAGTAATGAACGAGGCTAAGGTAGATCAAGTCCTTAATGAAGAAGCTGACAATTCAAGTAAATCATCCTTACCTGATGTTGTTGAAAAG AACATGACTCAGCCTGATGGATTTCAACACTCTTCACAAACAATTTCCCCTAAATCTCAAG TCAGCCCAGCTGAACCCTTAGATTGTAGAATTCGGCAAAGTGGTCAAGGAGAGGATCAAGAAGAGGAGGATGCTGTTTCTGTGCTGAATACTTGTGTGAATGCAGATGGAAAACCACCTTGTTCAATTATAAATTCAGTTGTCCCTGATCTCAA AAAAACAGAAGCAGAAGAAGTTTCTAGTTTCTATATCCACCCAGATGTTCAAAAGAAATTATTGCAGATACAGAATGGGGTGACTTTAAAGGATCCAGTATATGACTTTAATG GGGATGATGTAGTATCTCGTTTTGAGGCATCTGCTAATGCTGGTGTGTGCTGTGATCACCAAAGTAAACATGCAAGGTGCAATGAAGTGAACCAGTTGGTTAAGGCTGAGAAAATGGGAATTCTTGAAGTTTCTCCTGAAGATGAAGTGGAAGGGGAGCTCATTTATTTTCAGCATAGGTTGCTTGAAAATGCAGTTGCAAGGAAGCATTTCATTG AGAATTTAACATGTAATGTTGCTAAGAGTCTTCCAGAGGAGATTGATTTGGCACGAACAAGCAGATGGGATGCAGTGCTTGTTAACCAGTATCTATGTGAGCTTAGAGAGGCAAAGAAGCAGGGTAGGAAGGAGAGAAGGCACAAAGAAGCACAGGCTGTGCTAGCTGCTGCAACTGCTGCTGCTGCAGCCTCATCTAGGATCTCATCATTTAGGAAGGATGCCTTCGATGAAACTTCTCATCAGGAG AATATGATGAAGCTAAACACTTCCAGTGGGAGGTCTGGCAGTTGCTCACAGCTGATTCCACGAGCAAAAGAGACACTTCAGAGGGTTGCTGTCCCAAGGATTTCATTAGAAAAGCACTCTGATTTTGCTCAGTCTGTTGCAAATTTTTCTAAAGAGCATCCTAGATCATGTGACATTTGCAGACGTTCTGAGACAATATTAAACCCTATATTAGTCTGTTCCGGTTGCAAG GTTGCAGTTCACTTGGATTGCTATCGTAGTGTTAAAGAATCTACAGGCCCATGGTACTGTGAGGTATGTGAAGAAGCATCAGCCTCTAGGAATTCTGGAGCTCCTGCCGTCAACTTTTGGGAACAGTCTTTCTTTGTCGCTGAATGTGGGTTATGTGGTGGTACCACTGGTGCTTTTAGGAAATCTTCTGGTGGTCAGTGGGTCCATGCTTTCTGTGCAGAG tGGGTCTTTGAAACGACATTTCGAAGAGGACAAGTAAATCCTGTTGAAGGAATG GAGACAGTTCCAAAGGGTGTTGAATTGTGCTATGTATGCCGTCGCAAATCTGGTGTCTGCATAAAG TGTAGCTATGGTCATTGTCAGGCCACATTTCATCCGTCTTGTGCTAGAAGTGCTGGTTATTACATGAATGTTAAGACTGCTGGTGGGAAGCAGCAGCACAAGGCTTATTGCGAAAAGCATAGTGTAGAACAGAGAGCAAAG GCTGAAACACAAAAACATGGGATCGAAGAGCTGAAGAGCCTTAAGCAAATTAGG GTTGAACTAGAAAAGTTGCGCCTTCTCTGTGAGAGGATCATTAAACGTGAAAAATTGAAG AGGGAATTGGTTGTGTGCTCACACGACATACTTGCTGTAAAAAGAGATCATGTTGCTCGATCTTTGCTTGTTCGGAGTCCATTTGTTCTACCTGATGTTAGTTCAGAATCAGCTACGACATCCCTTAAAGGACATACAGATGGTTACAAATCTTGTAGTGAAGCCATTCAACAGTCAGACGATGTAACTGTGGATAGCACAGTCTCTGTGAAGCACGAAACTAATGTCCCTGTTACTGCAGATGACCAGAGGACAGATGATGACTGCTCCACATCCCAAAGCCATTTTACTCGAAAGCCAACGGAGAGGCAGCAATTTGCAGGGAAACAGATTCCTCACAGATCACCACCTCCTATTGCAACTCGAAATCTGTCTGATGATGGGGGGTGGAGGTCAAAATCTAGAAAG CATGCTGAGACTTTTGAGAAAGAACTGGTGATGACATCAGATCAAGCATCCGTTAAAAATATGCGGTTACCTAAGGGATATGCATATGTTCCTGCTGATTGCCTTCCAAACGAGAAGCAGACGAACCAGGACTGCGGTCCTGATGAGCCAATAGAACATGGTGGGTAG